The window CCCTAACCCTTCACCTATTCCGGCGACACAGCCACCAAGCAACATTAACCCTCTTTCTGCACTAGCGTCCAAATCGTTTTCAGCAGTGTTTCTGGCTCAATTGGTTTAGTAATGTGCTGCTGAAATCCGGCTGCTAATACTTTTTGCTGATTGCTTTCTCCAGCATAGGCAGTAATGGCGATCGCCAAAATATTTCTGCTCTGAGCGGACGATTGTTCCCTGATATGGCGAATCAATCCGTAACCATCCATATCGGGCATCCCAATATCACTGATGAGCAGATCAAACTCTGCTTGCTGCAGCTGACTTAATGCTTCATGGGCCGTCCCTACCTGGGTAACCGTTGCACCCTGCTGTTCTAACAAAAAACTAACTAGCTCTCGAGAATCTCTTTCATCATCAACAAAAAGCACTCGCAATCCATTGAGATGTAACTCTGAACGATTGTGAGACAACGATTGATCTGAGTCGAGTTTGGAGGCAGCAATAATGGGAAGTCTCACAATAAAGGTTGAGCCTTGCCCTTCTCCTAAACTCGCAGCTTGAACGGTTCCGCCGTGCAGTTCAACCAAGTGGCTGACGATCGCCAACCCTAGCCCCAAACCCCCAAAACTGCGAGTCGTTGTGCTGTCGGCTTGCCGGAAATAGTCAAAGACATAGGGCAAAAAGCTAGCAGTAATGCCTTTACCAGTATCGCTAACCGTGATTTGAGCATAGGTAACGGGGCGGTGGGGAGGTGTGACATGTTCTTCAACTGCTTCAATTTGCTCTAACCGCACCTGCACGTTTCCACCCTGGGGCGTGAATTTAACGGCATTGGAGATTAGATTCCAAATGACCTGCTGTAGGCGACCAGAATCGCCTAGAACTTGCCCAACATTGGGTTCAAAGGTTGTCTCGATTTGAATGGATTTTGCTTCAGCCGCGAGTTGCACGGTCTCAAGGGCAGATTTGATCGTGAACGGTAAATCTACTGGAACTGTGTTTAAGCTCAGCTTGCCCTGAAGGATACGAGAAACATCAAGCAAATCTTCAATTAGTTGCGCTTGTAATCTAGCGTTGCGTTCAATCGTTTCCAATGCGTACTGCGTTTTTGCCGCATCTTGCTGTTTTGTTTGCAGTATTTTTGCCCAGCCGAGGATAGGGTTTAAGGGCGATCGCAACTCGTGAGATAAGACCGCCAAAAATTCGTCCTTGATGCGATTGGCCTGTCGCAGTTGATCCGCTTGCTCACGAGTCGTTTCATAGAGTGCATCTAGGCGTAGATTGCGCTCTTGCAGAATAATTTCTGCCTGCTTGCGTTCATCCTCAATCTGCTTGCGATTTGTGATGTCTACCAAAGTCAGTACGGCACCGGTGAAGGTGCCAAATTCATTTAGCACCGGGTCCATTGTTTTGGCAAACCAGCGTTTTTGACTTTGCAGTTCTAATATTTGACGCTGGTGTGTTTCTTTAGCGCGGTAAAAGCAGGTGCCGTCCCCTACTCCCAAGGTGTCATTCATCAACTCGTAATGAATCTTCCCTAAAATATCTTCGGCAGGCTTACCTAAAAGCCGCATCACGGCTTGGTTACAGCGCAAGATTTCACCCCGCTGATCGAGCAGGCAAA is drawn from Leptolyngbya subtilissima AS-A7 and contains these coding sequences:
- a CDS encoding hybrid sensor histidine kinase/response regulator; protein product: MFVPSETILHIDDNEANRYIVRRILQNAGFAVVEAATGFAGLEAIGLHQPALIILDVKLPDLNGFEVCRQIKADPLTRFIPVLHLSASFVKSQDKAEGLDSGADGYLAQPVEPIELLATVRSLFRIRQAEELALISAREWQTTFDAINDSVCLLDQRGEILRCNQAVMRLLGKPAEDILGKIHYELMNDTLGVGDGTCFYRAKETHQRQILELQSQKRWFAKTMDPVLNEFGTFTGAVLTLVDITNRKQIEDERKQAEIILQERNLRLDALYETTREQADQLRQANRIKDEFLAVLSHELRSPLNPILGWAKILQTKQQDAAKTQYALETIERNARLQAQLIEDLLDVSRILQGKLSLNTVPVDLPFTIKSALETVQLAAEAKSIQIETTFEPNVGQVLGDSGRLQQVIWNLISNAVKFTPQGGNVQVRLEQIEAVEEHVTPPHRPVTYAQITVSDTGKGITASFLPYVFDYFRQADSTTTRSFGGLGLGLAIVSHLVELHGGTVQAASLGEGQGSTFIVRLPIIAASKLDSDQSLSHNRSELHLNGLRVLFVDDERDSRELVSFLLEQQGATVTQVGTAHEALSQLQQAEFDLLISDIGMPDMDGYGLIRHIREQSSAQSRNILAIAITAYAGESNQQKVLAAGFQQHITKPIEPETLLKTIWTLVQKEG